Within Primulina tabacum isolate GXHZ01 chromosome 5, ASM2559414v2, whole genome shotgun sequence, the genomic segment GCGGGGCGGGGCGGGGCGGGGCGGATTTGCCATCCCGGTCCTTGAATTCTATCCCCACCCCATATCCGTCTCGATCTCCGTTTTTTTGGGTTCAGAgaatccccaaacccgaaacttTTTGATCAACTTCCCATCTTCACCCTCATCCCCgttccaaaaatattaatatgccAAGACGACGACGGATTCGaaaattttctcaaatcaaaacttattattatctattattattcgttataatattaatattaatatcaatattaataataatattattattaaaataataatattattattatattattaatactaataatattattattttattattgatattattttcgggacGGGTTCGGGGATGCATGGGGATAGTAATCTTATACTCGCCCCGAACTACATCGGGGTTTTAaaaaatccccgaacccgaacTTAAACCCGAAAAAATTGAGGATCCTCATCCCGTTTCGGGTTTTTCCCGCAGGGCTATAAACCCGTGGAAAAAAACTGTCATCCCTATTTCGGGTCCATAATGCACACAAATTGAGCTCCGCACTTGAAGTTTTGAAATTCCAATATGTTTTCtgctaaaataaataataaataataaaaaaaacttaccATGTGGTCGTCTTCAATCGAACGAGCAAGGTCGACATAATGCTACCAATCCCATAATTAATATGTCTCCAAACAGAATAAATAAGcggaataaaattatttttgccAAGAAACTGAGTTATCTCAATTTAAATCCAGCTGAGATGTTGCTAAAtgaaacaaatgaaataaataattccAAGTGAAACTGAATTATTTAGATTTACAATGATAATgtcttaaaatatttcaaaaactaacataaataaaaatagttGTGTCCTTTTTTGTTTTaacttttattatatatatatatatatatactatatatatactaaggttgtgtttggattgatgaattttaaatcCATGAATGTCAAAtgtattcaaatatatttttgtatttttcaaaaaacaagacctgaaaatttcaaattcactccTTGGATATATATAATACTAATGTTAATTGtgatatatttcaaattcatccaACAATTGAGATATATGAAATATGTTCTATTTTCGTGCAACTAATATATAAATAAGTAAGAtatgaatttaatattttatttattatttattgttaatattaaagtataatcGAAATTCATAAATCTCGTATGTATCCATAtccttataatttttttaatggttGTAGTACATAGctagtgttgaaaaatatatttaaaatgtgtgtattgaatatttgaatgttgaatatttgaatgttgaaaataagagttgtaaatcttgaaaattagtgtgtgatgatgtaggtaatgatgtattttatttttggattatttgtaaagatttcatataaatagatctctcatttgtgaagaaaatcacaattgagtagagagaaaaatattataaagtgtgtagtttggtaaattttgagagtttgagatttttacattttaccataaatttttactttttcacaacacgttatcagcacgaagctctaaaaatcctacatccttttccaagctccaaacagaagaaaaatgtaacaaaagtaataatatttattttactgttatttatttattgtgtatatatttaatatataatataatgttattattaacaataaaaataaatttttcaaaaacttgttataaatcctgggacactcccggtaagggatacgacaagtataaaagcctataagatttttaaataaaatatcttatgacacattattataataatatgatatgatatacataattatttaaatatgtctaatattatatacaccatattattaccataaaattatacaaatacatacctttatttttttatacaccaacggtcataaacggtaacaaaacggctagtttttgccctataaatatgatttcataaacacattcaatcactccaactttctcttcttctctaaaaattattcttcactaaattttcgaagaaaaaagaagatggctttctcaaggttatttttaattattttggttatcatactcacgagtcttttatttatcggagaatatcctcctcgtgtgttttctttatttttacaaatgcttgtacttgttgtttatccattactttgtattgcaatattcattaactaataacatgcatcgtaatttttttagtaccaccatgtcaaatttgacaaagctcgaatttgttgcgctcgacatcacgggaaaaaattatatgccatggactctcgatgtagaaatgcatcttgagtcattgggtctaagtgagacaataaaagaaaatggcatatcgacatcacaagaaaaggcaaaagccattatatttttgcgtcgacatctcgacgagggattgaaatgtgaatatttaattgaaaaagatctcatggctttgtggaaaggattgaaagaaagatttgaacatataagggaagttatacttccgaccgcccgtgatgaatggaatatgttaagattccaagatcttaagaaagtcagtgattataattcaAGCGATGTATcaaataatctcgcagctaaaattttgtggacatgaggtcacataatctgaaatgcttgaaaaaacattttccacgtttcatgcatcaaatattactctacagcaacaatatagagtacgtggatttgcgagatattctgaactcatcgcctgtcttcttgtggcggaaaagaacaacgagctattaatgagaaatcatcagtcccgacccactggatcaacagcatttccagaagtaaatgctgtaagtaaaaatgaatttaaacctcgaaaccaaaatcaaattcaaagacaagattttggtcgaggtcgaggtcgaggtcgtggacgtggacgtggacgtggaattggccgtggtcgtggtcgaggccgtggttttgaaaacaatagagatagttatttttataattcatctcaaaagagcgtcccaaaccatccactgaaaaggcatcatgagaatacaagtgttaatgagaatcactcaaaaagatatgaaagttcttgtttcagatgtggtactccaggacattggtccaaaatttgtcgagcccctgaacacctttgtaaactttaaaaagaatcattaaaggggaaagaaaaggagaccaacttcactgaacgcagtgaccatttgagtgattcaactcattttgatgctggtgattttatgaatgatttctctggaaatgatcaatatgttggtgggatagaaatgaacaatattgatgctgcagattttctcaatgatttctcttaaaatgaacaatatagtggtagaatataaaagtacaataatttatttttcatgtatccatataatgttttattgtataattatgatatgcgttatatttaaatatatattgtcagtaattttatttcattgcatatttttttgaagttcaaaaaatggaaaatgcaatgagcaaagctgaagtttgcatacccgatagtggtacaacgcacactatcctccgagataaaagatatttcttggaactaaaaccaacaaaaacaacgatgaatacaatatcaggtcctgtagacttgattaaaggatgtggtaaagcacaatttttgttacctaatggtacaaaatttttgatcaatgatgctttatattcaccacaatcgaaaagaaatttgttgagttttaatgatatatattcccatgggtatgatactcaaacaatgaatgaagggaataagaaatatatgtgtcttatcacatataaatcaggaaagaaatatgtgattgaaaaactaccaatgctccatactggattgcattatacacatataagtccgattgaatcaaacatggtagttgataattcttcaatattaaccaattggcatgatcgattgggacatcctggttcaacaatgatgcgaagaattatagaaaatacacatggtcatctgctgaaagaccagaagatctttcagaataataagtttcaatgtaaagcatgttctcttagaaaacttattataagaccatcaccagccaaaatccaaactgaatcaccaatgtttcttgaacgtattcagggtgatatttgtggaccaatccatccaccatgtggaccattcagatactttatggtattgattgatgcctccagcagatggtcacatgtatgtttattgtcaactcgaaatgttgcatttgcaagattacttgctcaaataataaaattgaggaatcaatttcccgattatacaatcaagaaaattagacttgataatgctggtgaatttacttcccaaactttcaatgattattgtatgtctatgggaatcattgttgagcatcttgttgctcatgtacatacacagaatggattggctgaatcattgattaaacgtctgcaaatgattgctagaccaatgattatgaaaacaaagctccctatttctatatggggacatgcaattttacacgctgcttcattaattcgcatcagaccaagtgcatatcataaatactccccattgcagcttgcatttggtaaagaaccagacatttctcatctgagaatttttggatgtatggtgtatgtgcctattgcaccaccgcaacgaaagaaaatgggacctcaaagaaatgatggaatttatatcggttatgatagtccatcaatcattcgatatcttgaacctcatacaggcgacgtgttcacagcacgttttgctgattgtcattttaatgagaaaatcttcccaatgttagggggagaacagaaacataccgaaaaagaaattacatggcatgtatcatcattgttacatctggatccaagaacaaaacaatgtgaaaaagatgtacaataaactgtacacttgcaaagaatagccaatcaaataccagatgcatttgctgacacaaaaggggtaactaaatcatatatacatgctgcaaatgcccctgctcgaattgaaattccaaagaaacaaattgaagatactcatgatgtcattaaacgcctgaagcgtggaaggccagtcggttccaaggataaaaatcctcgaaaaagaaaatttatagagaaacacgatgatcacaaaataaagaatgatgttcctgaagaaacacatgatgatcacaaaatagagaatggtgttcctgaagaaacacatgatgatgaaaatattctgtcagaaccacaaactgacgagaatcatgaaatctctatcaattacattaatactggaaaaatatggaatcgaaaagatatagaagaaattgatgatatattttcttataatgtggcaatcgacatcataaatgataatgaagatcatgaaccaaaatcttttggtgaatgtaaaaatcgacaggattggataaaatggaaagaagccatccaggttgaattggattcgctaaataaacgtaatgtttttggacctatagtccttacacctgaaggtgtaaaacctgttggatacaaatgggtttttattcgaaagcgaaatgagaaaaatgaaatagtgagatataaagctcgacttgttgcacaaggtttttctcaaaggcctggaattgattatgaagaaacgtattctcccgtgatggatgcaattacgtttcggtatttgattagcttggcggtatctgaaaatttagaaatgcgtcttatggatgttgttacagcttacttatatggatcacttgatagtaatatatatatgaaaatccctgaaggatttaagatgcctgaagcacaaagtttaaaacccagagaatgttattctgtgaaattacaaagatcattatatgggttaaagcaatctggtcgaatgtggtataatcgactatgtgatcacttgatgaaaaagggatatgtaaataattcaatatgcccttgtgttttcattaagaaaacaacatccggatgcgtaattattgctgtatatgttgatgatttaaacatcattggaacgaataaggaaattcaagaagttgtgtcatacttgaaggaagaatttgaaatgaaggatcttgaaaaaaccaagtattgtcttggtttacaaattgaacaaaaagaatgtggaatgtttgttcaccagacaaattatacagaaaagatccttaaacgttttaatatggataaatcaaatcctttaagtactccaatggttgttagatcattaaacatagaaaatgatccattccgaccatgtgaagaagatgaagatattcttggtccagaagtaccatatctaagtgctatcggtgctcttatgtatcttacaaattgtacaaggcttgatatatcttttgccgtaaatttgttggcaagatttagcacaaatccaacaaagagacactggaacggaattaaacatatattccgttatctacgaagaacgacagacttgagacttttgtattcaaaagatgctaatccaagtataattggttatgccgatgctggatacttatctgatccacacaaggcacgttcccaaactggatatgtttttactcgtggaggcactgcaatttcttggcgttcacagaaacaaacgctcgtaacaacttcatcaaatcatgccgagattattgcactacatgaagcaagtcgtgaatgtgtgtggttaaaatcaatgacccaacatatccaaatctcatgcggattatcattcgacgagaagcctgtgatactatatgaagataatgctgcatgtgttgctcaaatgaaagaaggatacataaaaagcgacagaactaaacatattcctcctaagttcttcgcattcaccaaggagcttgagaagaataaatgtattgatgttcgtcacattcaatcaagtgaaaactcatcagatctcttcacaaaggcgcttcctacgtcaatattcagaaagcatatatataatattgggatgcgcaatctacgaaatttgtgaagaattgttcgtgtcaacatgagggggagtttacgtgactgcactttttttcccttgctatggtttttatcccaatgggtttttcttagtaaggtttttaacgaggcaatataaaaacacgtaatgaagacaatcattatgatcatcatcacaagggggagtgttgaaaaatatatttaaaatgtgtgtattgaatatttgaatgttgaatatttgaatgttgaaaataagagttgtaaatcttgaaaattagtgtgtgatgatgcaggtaatgatgtattttatttttggattatttgtaaagatttcctataatagatctctcatttgtgaagaaaatcacaattgagtagagagaaaaatattataaagtgtgtagtttggtaaattttgagagtttgagattttcactttttaccataaatttttactttttcacaagcAGCTAGCATAATTTGGTCCATTTTGGTCCATATATTTTTTGGAGTAATTTTTGGTCCATACTTTCGTGTCCATAAACATGGACATGAAAATTGTTGTACTAGATTATGTACAATCATTAATCATTAATAAATTATGCCAACGACATGACAGGACAGCTCACCAAAGTAGGATCCCAAAtcgtaaaaaaaattgtattcttaattaatataaattctGAAAATTAGTTCCCTATTTTATTTTGCGTTTCGGTAGttaaattttcctttttctagCCTAACTTATCTTGCGTCAAAGAGAGACGGAATTCTATGCAATATTTGGTGATCCAAACGTGCTACATTTTGCTCAAACAGGTTCTATTTacacaaattattaaaaattaaacacTACTTGATGAACAAAATACAATAAATcattgataaaatattttattcatctatgtttttaattaaaaaaatcatcaatattttcttttaataatttattgtgCTTAGAATATcgatttcttttttaaaatagattaattgaattttttaatcaatGATTAATTGTATTTTGTTCATCCATGGTGTTTAgtgaatttaatttttaataatttatacaaATGAAACTTATTTGAGTAAAATGTACCACTGTTTGGGGTGTCAAATATAGCAGACGATTTCGTCCCGATCGACTTCAAGGACGAAACTCACCGATATAAGGTATtaattaaacataaactttaatataTCTTTTTATATTGTTAATCGATATTGTATCatacaaaaattatattttttaattattgatgcATCTTGTAAAAATTTTTATAGTACATAAATCTACGATTTATCGTTTTCTTTTTCTAAGCATATATTATAGAAGAAATTCGAAAGGTGAATTTCATCTCGGGGAATAGAAAATCTGAAATTTGGAGTttagagaaaaaaatttaataacggTTACGGGCGAAAATGTAGAATTAAACGAAAttcttgaggaattttttttaaatattttagtgaaaattataaaagtaacaCCACATGAAGAAAAATGcgataaaataaatatcttgCAAAATAAGATAATATAATTATCTAATGATtctgataataataaaaaaaattacttaaagTAATAATTATGGGGAGTGATATGATAGAAGAAAGGATAATGCTAAAGATACAACTAATATATCGTTACATCGATATTTACAAGCATTATACTGCGAGATTTTACTGTTATATCGTGAGATTTTGCATTCAATATATAGTGAGATTTTGACAAATTGAATTTTTTATGTTGAACAAATTGATGTAAAAAATCGATGTACATGTAGCATCACTCGGGAAAATATACTTAAAAGGAAAATGAATATAAATGATAGTGTTGGTTcttatttgttttttaaaaacattttgaGGAAGTGTTGGTTCTTATTTTAGAGGATGGAAAAATGTTTTCAGAAAACATGAACGCAGAAAGGctttttttatattgtttatacatattTATGTAACTGAAATTTTCCtatcactacaagaaatttcagaattcaacaacacacatacgacaacggttttagttataGATCAAGATTTAGATTGATATCCTCATTaaaactatttattttattctttcTTCGCTTTCTTTCAGCGAATAAAATCTAAATCACGCGAGCAGCCGTTTTTAAGAAACATCCcggtatatattttatataatagaATTCGctacatatataataaattagaaTAATTTAGTTGTTAACTtagatatttaatttaaattaggGTTCTTTATACTTTAATATTAGTTATTAGTTTGAATTGAAATTTGTTTTAACAAAATCTTAATTAAAGGAAAGAAGTCTATTTTGTACTCTAATCCCTTATTTTatccttaaaaaaaatattaatcaagaACGCTTAGAAGAGATATAATAAAATGGCTATTTCCACAAAGCACAGGAATGagctatttttttatttggctGATGAGGCTACCAAATAATTAATATACCAAATATCTATAGTTAGCGCCGGTTTTGTactcgctatatttagcgacggtgtaACAAACAGTCGCTATTTTGCGACGGAATTCATATATAAACCGTCGTAAATTGTAGCTACGGTAAGTTGAACTCAATCGACATCTTTTACGATTCTTGTAGTGTATTATTTCTTTCTAATACTCTAAGGATAAGTTGAACTCAATCGACATCTTTTACGATTTTGAACCCATTAGTCGCATATTATAAAcatatactttattttattcatcATAGATAAAATATCCCAGTCGATTTAGACACATTCATCAGAAATTCAGACCACTCGaatatattaaaatcatacaagTACTTAGAATATGTAGGGAACCAACGCTTTGACATCCTTGGGGAAATCTTCAAATTTCGACTCATACCATTTCTTCGTGGCGTAACTCCTCCCCATCAAGTAAAAGCTCAATCCCGAGGTCCAAGAACACGAATAAAGAGTTTGTGAAATGCAAGATATTCCAAGAAACCCGACGATCTCGAAAAGATAGTGAGGGCATATCACTTTGTCGAAGAGGCCTCCCCGAGGGATTTTGTATTGCTTTTCACCCTCACTTCTTAGTTTGGATAGAAGGTAATGGTGGTAAAGATTACCACAAATCCCCAGTAGAAACATTAAAAGTCCAACGTATTTTAGGTCAAATTCTGGTTCAGGGAGCCCTTGTGTCAAATGTTGCGCGTAAATCAATGTTGTTGAAGATAGGAAGTAACTTAGGGAAATGGTGATGGCGGCTTCAATATCGATCCACCCACTAAACTTGTGAATCAAGAGTACCTGCTGCGTATAACAGATTAAACTCTAGTTTCATATATGTAAATTACTATTCGATCGATTCTAGTTTTCATTCTTGTTACCCACGAGTCTGATCGAACTAAGTCGGCGAAGGATGATTATAATGCAAGATCACAAAACCACGTCCAATGCAAGGGAAAAAATGGAATCCATGTATAATGATTAACTGACAAACATAGAATACACAATGCATATATATAACTAATGTTTTTTGTGGGAAATTATAAGGATCTTTTATTGGAAAAAAGCAATCAAACCCTCCATGACAAGAGACAGGCCAGCTGCACTATGATCATGGATTTGCAATAGCCCCCACTTTGCATTTATTCATCGTAAATGCATGTACTCAGATCAAAagataaattaaataacaattttgTATGGTCCAATTTCACCTCAAATTTTAGTTAGTTGAAGACAATACACGtcaaacaattttatttttattaatattgatattctGGAGACTAAGTTATAGCTTGGAGGTCTATAAGGGTAAAAGCTATGTGTAAGGGTGTTTTTTATCCGTGTAACATCCACAAGACATTCGGCATGTAGTCCACACAAAAATGGTCCAGATCCACTGGTGAAACTCGAAGTCTCTGTGGGCCGCGGGTTTCTATGAACAGAAGGTACGTGGCCCTAAAGCATTTTAAAACTTTTGCTGCATTGCCACAAATTAATGACACCACATGTTATTGCTCACAAGTCACACCGAAACAGAAATAGTGATTCATCCAGTCATTCGTATTTACACGTAAACAGTAAAAATTGACTTAAATAATATGATGCGCAAACAAATTCGGACCTCACAGTTTTAATAGAACGTTGATGTTTCTTACCTCAAGAACCCTCTTGAAGAAATGAGTGGTGACGCAGAATCGAAGCAGAGTGAACCTGAAATTCTCATCGAGGAAAAGAAACAGAGAAGCAAGACTGGCAAGAAACGCCGGGGCGTAGACTATAAACATTCCCTTTTTACTTGGGATTTTAGGCTGCTCCTCCGGCTGTGACCATAGCTTTGAATACTTCATGTGCTTCCCTTTAGTCTCCATGTATCCCGCGTTGCTCATCGACAGAAAACTTATCGCTGTCATGGCCGTGACCACCGTGCTCGGCGGCGGCGCGTATATGAATTTCAGTAGAACAGACAAAACCATTATGTACGTAGTGGAATACCTTtactatttgaaattttttatattaatatttatacttatcgaaaataaaatataataataataaaaataactaattaaaaaattatgtaaCAGGTCAAGGTTCTATAATCTTCCCTTCTGTacccaaaaatatatattctaaaatcataataatttattaatttttacttttcaatgAGATCTATGAGATGATAAAGGCGTCGTTTCAAGTCCATATATATGTAATCTcttgataatttatttattttatttatatttattttgtcttattatttatcaatttattaattatttatcttatattaatcaaatcattgaatttaaattataatattagcattaataaataatattattaatattttattaattattaaaaagacaaaatataatttatcatcatatctcaaatttaaccaatcaaatcaaacacaatattatttattaaccaaatcaaatattatattaactatcattatttattgacttatttattatattatattatttatctatATATTATTGTCGTACctaaaatgaatatttatacttcaataaaacataattaaaaatttaaatctaaATCATAAGAGGAATAGAGGTAGCTAGCTAGTTCATCTAACGTGAGAATAGCATTAATTAGGGGGAGGGATGTAAGAGAAATAAGCATTTGAAAgaaacaattaataaataaaatagccGGAAGATTTAATTGAAGCACAAAAACTTGCGTGCGTGTCTTAGGAAATTCTCAATAATGTTGATCAGTAATATTGAGCTAGGTGTTGCACAGTGCTGCAAACCCTTAAAAAAATGCCGATAAGCAATGTGCGGATGGGGGCAACACATTTAATTTATAGTAACCATATAGATGTACTCTTTAGTGTATACTTTACTTTATATTTTTTCCTATGAATTACAAAATTAT encodes:
- the LOC142544819 gene encoding uncharacterized protein LOC142544819 isoform X2; the protein is MVLSVLLKFIYAPPPSTVVTAMTAISFLSMSNAGYMETKGKHMKYSKLWSQPEEQPKIPSKKGMFIVYAPAFLASLASLFLFLDENFRFTLLRFCVTTHFFKRVLEVLLIHKFSGWIDIEAAITISLSYFLSSTTLIYAQHLTQGLPEPEFDLKYVGLLMFLLGICGNLYHHYLLSKLRSEGEKQYKIPRGGLFDKVICPHYLFEIVGFLGISCISQTLYSCSWTSGLSFYLMGRSYATKKWYESKFEDFPKDVKALVPYIF
- the LOC142544819 gene encoding uncharacterized protein LOC142544819 isoform X1 — translated: MVLSVLLKFIYAPPPSTVVTAMTAISFLSMSNAGYMETKGKHMKYSKLWSQPEEQPKIPSKKGMFIVYAPAFLASLASLFLFLDENFRFTLLRFCVTTHFFKRVLEQVLLIHKFSGWIDIEAAITISLSYFLSSTTLIYAQHLTQGLPEPEFDLKYVGLLMFLLGICGNLYHHYLLSKLRSEGEKQYKIPRGGLFDKVICPHYLFEIVGFLGISCISQTLYSCSWTSGLSFYLMGRSYATKKWYESKFEDFPKDVKALVPYIF